A region of Streptomyces cinnamoneus DNA encodes the following proteins:
- a CDS encoding RluA family pseudouridine synthase, translated as MSTIPEIRALPVPDGLEGERVDAAIARMFGFSRTKAAELAAAGKVQLDGAEAGKSDRVTGGAWLEVELPAPPAPVQIVAEPVEGMEIVHDDDDIVVIVKPVGVAAHPSPGWTGPTVIGGLAAAGYRISTSGAAERQGIVHRLDVGTSGLMVVAKSERAYTLLKQQFRERTVDKRYHSLVQGHPDPMSGTIDAPIGRHPNHDYKWAVTAEGKPSVTHYDLIEAFRAASLLDIKLETGRTHQIRVHMAAHRHPCVGDLTYGADPTIAKRLGLTRQWLHAVRLGFEHPGDGRWVEFESAYPDDLQHALDTVRAESS; from the coding sequence GTGAGCACCATTCCCGAGATCCGCGCCCTTCCCGTCCCCGATGGCCTCGAAGGCGAGCGCGTCGACGCCGCCATCGCCCGTATGTTCGGTTTCTCCCGCACCAAGGCGGCCGAGCTGGCGGCCGCGGGCAAGGTCCAGCTCGACGGGGCCGAGGCCGGGAAGTCCGACCGGGTCACCGGTGGCGCCTGGCTGGAGGTCGAGCTGCCCGCGCCGCCCGCGCCGGTGCAGATCGTCGCCGAGCCGGTCGAGGGCATGGAGATCGTCCACGACGACGACGACATCGTCGTGATCGTCAAGCCGGTCGGCGTGGCCGCGCACCCCAGCCCCGGCTGGACGGGCCCCACCGTCATCGGCGGACTGGCCGCCGCCGGCTACCGCATCTCCACCTCCGGCGCCGCCGAGCGCCAGGGCATCGTGCACCGCCTGGACGTCGGCACCTCCGGCCTGATGGTCGTCGCCAAGTCCGAGCGCGCCTACACCCTGCTCAAGCAGCAGTTCCGCGAGCGCACGGTCGACAAGCGCTACCACTCCCTGGTCCAGGGCCACCCGGACCCGATGAGCGGCACCATCGACGCCCCCATCGGCCGCCACCCCAACCACGACTACAAGTGGGCCGTCACCGCCGAGGGCAAGCCGTCCGTCACCCACTACGACCTCATCGAGGCGTTCCGGGCCGCCAGCCTCCTGGACATCAAGCTGGAGACGGGCCGCACCCACCAGATCCGCGTGCACATGGCCGCCCACCGCCACCCGTGCGTCGGCGACCTCACCTACGGCGCCGACCCCACCATCGCCAAGCGCCTGGGACTCACCCGCCAGTGGCTGCACGCCGTGCGGCTCGGCTTCGAGCACCCGGGCGACGGCCGCTGGGTGGAGTTCGAGAGCGCCTACCCCGACGACCTCCAGCACGCCCTGGACACGGTGCGCGCCGAGAGCTCGTAG
- the lspA gene encoding signal peptidase II codes for MTDTAGGKGDPRRRRRIAVLLAVAAFAYLLDLGSKLLVVAHLEHHDPVEVFGTWLQLDVIRNRGAAFGIGEAMTIVFTVIAAAVIVAIARIARKLYSLPWAIALGLLLGGAFGNLTDRLFRSPGGFEGGVVDFIATPHFAVFNLADSAIVCGGFLIVVLSFRGLDPDGTIHKD; via the coding sequence GTGACGGATACGGCAGGCGGGAAGGGCGACCCCCGGCGCCGGCGGCGCATCGCGGTGCTGCTCGCGGTGGCCGCGTTCGCCTATCTCCTGGACCTGGGCAGCAAGCTGCTCGTGGTCGCCCACCTGGAGCACCACGACCCCGTCGAGGTGTTCGGCACCTGGCTCCAGCTCGACGTGATCCGCAACCGCGGCGCGGCCTTCGGCATCGGCGAGGCGATGACGATCGTCTTCACGGTCATCGCCGCCGCCGTGATCGTGGCGATCGCCCGCATCGCCCGCAAGCTCTACAGCCTGCCGTGGGCGATCGCGCTGGGCCTGCTGCTGGGCGGCGCCTTCGGCAACCTCACCGACCGGCTCTTCCGGTCGCCCGGCGGCTTCGAGGGCGGTGTGGTGGACTTCATCGCCACCCCGCACTTCGCGGTCTTCAACCTCGCCGACTCCGCGATCGTCTGCGGCGGCTTCCTGATCGTCGTCCTCTCCTTCCGGGGCCTGGACCCGGACGGGACGATCCACAAGGACTGA
- a CDS encoding TraR/DksA family transcriptional regulator yields the protein MAEKSATKAVPARSAVGSARPAKAGAGGKTAPAKKSTAPAAAKSAAGGKKAATKKSVPTGGAAGKATPAKKATTAKTAAGGKAAPVKKAAAAAKAAAAKKTTAAKKAAPGGKAAPAKKATTTKTAAGGKATPAKKAAKAAEPAPAKKTGTAARTATAAPAKAAAKKSASAGKGAPGRKTAPVKKSAPAKKATAADKAAAAGKTATVARAARQGEDATGAAAGTGKAAAKAAPARGTAPKAGPDGTAPPRKPARRAGAASDDRAASAASAPAGTAVPAKETGARTVAAKKSTDEAQAAKKVPGARTGAVLAVRPGEEPWSPAEVAGARSELQTDAARLRAEIAASDAAISGLMRDSGDGAGDDQADTGTKNITREHELALAANAREMLMQTERALERLDAGTYGLCENCGKPIGKARMQAFPRATLCVECKQRQERR from the coding sequence ATGGCGGAGAAGTCGGCGACAAAGGCCGTGCCGGCCAGGTCCGCCGTGGGGTCCGCGCGGCCGGCCAAGGCCGGTGCCGGTGGGAAGACGGCGCCGGCGAAGAAGTCCACGGCCCCCGCGGCCGCGAAGTCCGCGGCGGGCGGGAAGAAGGCGGCGACGAAGAAGTCCGTGCCGACCGGCGGAGCCGCCGGGAAGGCCACCCCCGCGAAGAAGGCGACGACCGCCAAGACCGCCGCCGGCGGCAAGGCGGCACCGGTGAAGAAGGCCGCAGCCGCCGCCAAGGCCGCCGCGGCCAAAAAGACGACAGCGGCGAAGAAGGCCGCTCCGGGCGGCAAGGCCGCGCCGGCGAAGAAGGCGACGACCACCAAGACCGCCGCCGGCGGCAAGGCCACGCCGGCCAAGAAGGCGGCGAAGGCCGCCGAGCCCGCACCCGCGAAGAAGACCGGCACCGCTGCCAGGACGGCCACCGCCGCCCCCGCCAAGGCCGCCGCCAAGAAGTCCGCCTCCGCCGGCAAGGGCGCCCCGGGCCGGAAAACCGCCCCGGTCAAGAAGTCCGCCCCGGCCAAGAAAGCCACTGCGGCAGACAAGGCCGCCGCGGCGGGGAAGACTGCCACGGTGGCCCGGGCCGCCCGGCAGGGGGAGGACGCGACCGGTGCGGCGGCCGGCACCGGGAAGGCGGCGGCGAAGGCCGCCCCCGCACGAGGAACAGCGCCGAAGGCCGGGCCGGACGGAACAGCACCACCCCGCAAGCCGGCCCGCCGGGCCGGTGCCGCATCAGATGACCGGGCCGCATCGGCCGCAAGCGCACCGGCCGGGACGGCGGTGCCCGCTAAAGAGACGGGAGCCAGGACGGTGGCTGCTAAGAAGAGCACGGACGAGGCCCAGGCCGCCAAGAAGGTGCCGGGAGCCCGCACCGGTGCGGTGCTGGCCGTGCGGCCGGGGGAGGAGCCCTGGTCGCCCGCGGAGGTGGCCGGGGCGCGCAGCGAGCTCCAGACCGACGCCGCGCGGCTGCGGGCCGAGATCGCCGCCTCCGACGCGGCGATCAGCGGGCTGATGCGGGACTCGGGCGACGGCGCCGGGGACGACCAGGCGGACACCGGGACCAAGAACATCACCCGGGAGCACGAACTGGCCCTCGCCGCGAACGCCCGCGAGATGCTGATGCAGACCGAGCGGGCGCTGGAGCGGCTGGACGCCGGTACGTACGGCCTCTGCGAGAACTGCGGCAAACCGATCGGCAAGGCCCGTATGCAGGCGTTTCCCCGCGCCACCCTGTGTGTGGAGTGCAAGCAGCGGCAGGAACGTCGCTGA
- the ileS gene encoding isoleucine--tRNA ligase gives MTQYRQVPAQVDLPALEHAVLEFWREQKTFARTLEQSEGRPEWVFYEGPPTANGMPGAHHIEARVFKDVFPRFRTMQGYHVARKAGWDCHGLPVELAVEKELGFSGKQDIEAYGIAAFNDKCRESVTRHTDAFAELTTRMGYWTDLDGAYRTMDPDYVQSVWWSLKEIFTKGLLVQDHRVAPWCPRCGTGLSDHELAQGYETVVDPSVFVRFPLTSGPLAGEASLLVWTTTPWTLVSNTAAAAHPDVTYVVATDGNEKLVVAEPLLEKALGEGWTATGRSFTGREMERWAYRRPFDLVELEDASFVVNADYVTTEDGTGLVHQAPAFGEDDLRTCRAYGLPVINPVRPDGTFEEGLGLVGGQFFKKADEKLVADLSERGLLFKHVAYEHSYPHCWRCHTALLYYAQPSWYIRTTAVKDRLLEENEKTNWFPDSVKHGRFGDWLNNNIDWALSRNRYWGTPLPIWRCEENHLTCVGSLAELSELTGTDQSGLDPHRPYIDDVTFTCTADGCSHRAVRVPEVIDAWYDSGSMPFAQWGYPYKNKELFEQRYPAQFISEAIDQTRGWFYTLMAVGTLVFDKSSYENVVCLGHILAEDGRKMSKHLGNILQPIPLMDQHGADAVRWFMAAGGSPWAARRVGHGTIQEVVRKTLLTYWNTVAFQALYARTSGWAPGASDPAPAERPLLDRWLLGELNTLVGQVTEAMEAYDTQRAGKLLSAFVDDLSNWYVRRSRRRFWQGDAAALRTLHEVVETVTRLMAPLVPFITERVWQDLIVPVDPQAPESVHLATWPKADTALVDPALSQQMLLVRRLVELGRATRAESGVKTRQPLSRALVAAAGFEALGEELRAQIAEELNVSSLASLSEVGGSLVDTTAKANFRALGKRFGKGVQAVAKAVAAADAAALSLALREGTASVVVDGETVTLAPDEVIITETPREGWSVASDSGATVALDLEITPELRRAGLARDAIRLIQEARKNSGLDVADRIALRWTATDEETVTALTEHTGLIADEVLATDFATGEADDSYGEPFVDEGLGLTFRLRKA, from the coding sequence ATGACGCAGTACCGCCAGGTACCCGCGCAGGTCGACCTGCCCGCCCTGGAGCACGCCGTGCTCGAGTTCTGGCGCGAGCAGAAGACCTTCGCCCGTACCCTCGAACAGTCCGAGGGCCGCCCCGAGTGGGTGTTCTACGAAGGCCCGCCGACCGCCAACGGCATGCCCGGCGCGCACCACATCGAGGCCCGGGTCTTCAAGGACGTCTTCCCGCGTTTCCGCACCATGCAGGGCTACCACGTGGCCCGCAAGGCCGGCTGGGACTGCCACGGCCTGCCGGTCGAGCTCGCCGTCGAGAAGGAGCTCGGCTTCTCCGGCAAGCAGGACATCGAGGCGTACGGCATCGCCGCCTTCAACGACAAGTGCCGCGAGTCCGTCACCCGCCACACCGACGCGTTCGCCGAGCTCACCACCCGCATGGGCTACTGGACGGACCTGGACGGCGCCTACCGCACCATGGACCCGGACTACGTCCAGAGCGTCTGGTGGTCGCTGAAGGAGATCTTCACCAAGGGCCTGCTGGTCCAGGACCACCGCGTCGCCCCCTGGTGCCCCCGCTGCGGCACCGGCCTGTCCGACCACGAGCTGGCGCAGGGCTACGAGACGGTCGTCGACCCCTCCGTCTTCGTCCGCTTCCCGCTGACGTCCGGCCCGCTCGCGGGCGAGGCGTCGCTGCTGGTGTGGACGACCACCCCGTGGACGCTGGTGTCCAACACGGCCGCCGCCGCGCACCCCGACGTCACCTACGTCGTGGCCACCGACGGCAACGAGAAGCTGGTCGTCGCGGAGCCGCTGCTGGAGAAGGCCCTCGGCGAGGGCTGGACCGCCACCGGCCGGTCCTTCACCGGCCGCGAGATGGAGCGCTGGGCCTACCGCCGCCCGTTCGACCTGGTCGAGCTGGAGGACGCCAGCTTCGTCGTCAACGCCGACTACGTCACCACCGAGGACGGCACCGGTCTGGTCCACCAGGCCCCGGCCTTCGGTGAGGACGACCTCAGGACCTGCCGCGCCTACGGCCTGCCCGTGATCAACCCCGTCCGCCCCGACGGCACCTTCGAGGAGGGCCTCGGCCTGGTCGGCGGCCAGTTCTTCAAGAAGGCCGACGAGAAGCTCGTCGCCGACCTCTCCGAGCGCGGCCTGCTCTTCAAGCACGTCGCGTACGAGCACAGCTACCCGCACTGCTGGCGCTGCCACACCGCGCTGCTGTACTACGCCCAGCCGTCCTGGTACATCCGCACGACCGCGGTCAAGGACCGGCTCCTTGAGGAGAACGAGAAGACCAACTGGTTCCCCGACTCGGTCAAGCACGGCCGCTTCGGCGACTGGCTGAACAACAACATCGACTGGGCGCTCTCCCGCAACCGCTACTGGGGCACCCCGCTGCCCATCTGGCGCTGCGAGGAGAACCACCTCACCTGCGTCGGCTCGCTGGCCGAGCTCTCCGAGCTGACCGGCACCGACCAGAGCGGCCTGGACCCCCACCGCCCCTACATCGACGACGTCACCTTCACCTGCACCGCCGACGGCTGCTCTCACCGGGCCGTGCGCGTGCCGGAGGTCATCGACGCCTGGTACGACTCGGGCTCGATGCCGTTCGCCCAGTGGGGCTACCCGTACAAGAACAAGGAGCTGTTCGAGCAGCGCTACCCGGCGCAGTTCATCTCCGAGGCCATCGACCAGACCCGCGGCTGGTTCTACACCCTGATGGCCGTCGGCACGCTCGTGTTCGACAAGTCGTCGTACGAGAACGTGGTCTGTCTGGGCCACATCCTCGCCGAGGACGGCCGGAAGATGTCCAAGCACCTGGGCAACATCCTCCAGCCGATCCCCCTGATGGACCAGCACGGCGCCGACGCCGTCCGCTGGTTCATGGCCGCCGGCGGCTCCCCGTGGGCCGCGCGCCGCGTGGGTCACGGCACGATCCAGGAGGTCGTCCGCAAGACGCTCCTCACCTACTGGAACACCGTCGCCTTCCAGGCCCTGTACGCCCGCACCTCCGGCTGGGCGCCCGGCGCGTCCGACCCGGCACCGGCCGAGCGGCCGCTGCTGGACCGCTGGCTGCTGGGCGAGCTCAACACGCTCGTCGGCCAGGTCACCGAGGCCATGGAGGCCTACGACACCCAGCGCGCCGGAAAGCTGCTGTCGGCCTTCGTCGACGACCTGTCCAACTGGTACGTGCGCCGCTCGCGCCGCCGGTTCTGGCAGGGTGACGCGGCCGCGCTGCGCACGCTGCACGAGGTCGTCGAGACCGTGACCCGGCTGATGGCGCCCCTGGTGCCGTTCATCACCGAGCGGGTGTGGCAGGACCTGATCGTCCCGGTCGACCCGCAGGCCCCGGAGTCGGTCCACCTGGCCACGTGGCCGAAGGCCGACACGGCGCTCGTCGACCCGGCGCTGTCCCAGCAGATGCTGCTGGTCCGCCGCCTGGTCGAGCTGGGTCGCGCCACGCGCGCCGAGTCCGGCGTCAAGACGCGTCAGCCGCTGTCGCGCGCGCTGGTCGCCGCGGCCGGCTTCGAGGCGCTCGGCGAGGAGCTGCGCGCGCAGATCGCCGAGGAGCTGAACGTCTCCTCGCTCGCCTCCCTCTCGGAGGTCGGCGGCTCGCTCGTCGACACCACGGCCAAGGCCAACTTCCGTGCCCTGGGCAAGCGCTTCGGCAAGGGCGTCCAGGCGGTGGCCAAGGCCGTCGCCGCGGCCGACGCCGCCGCGCTGTCGCTGGCGCTGCGCGAGGGAACGGCCTCCGTCGTCGTCGACGGTGAGACCGTCACGCTCGCCCCGGACGAGGTGATCATCACCGAGACGCCGCGTGAGGGCTGGTCGGTGGCCTCCGACTCGGGTGCCACGGTCGCCCTCGACCTGGAGATCACGCCGGAGCTCCGGCGTGCGGGTCTCGCGCGGGACGCCATCCGGCTGATCCAGGAGGCCCGCAAGAACAGCGGCCTGGACGTGGCCGACCGGATCGCCCTGCGGTGGACCGCCACGGACGAGGAGACGGTGACCGCTCTGACCGAGCACACCGGTCTCATCGCGGACGAGGTCCTGGCGACGGACTTCGCCACG